From Paenibacillus physcomitrellae, the proteins below share one genomic window:
- a CDS encoding 5'-deoxyadenosine deaminase, translating into MESPENLLIKNAEIITMNASEDILHGDIWIENGRIAAIGGHLTPEGPFRTLDASGRTVIPGFVQTHIHLCQTLFRGKGDDLELMDWLRNRIWPLEAAHDEESVYYSALLGLGELISSGTTTIVDMETVHHTGSALRAIAESGIRALSGKVMMDRKDSDIPPPLQEDTSASLQESVDLLEQWDGYDDGRIRYAFSPRFVISCTEPLLKEVRDLAARYNVMVHTHASENRGEIDIVQATTGMRNIVYLDHIGLANERLILAHCIWLDEEEKRILHDRKVRVSHCPGSNLKLASGIAETPDLLARGISVSLGADGAPCNNNLDMFNEMRLAALIQKPYHGPTVMDARTVFRMATIGGAKAVGMEKEIGSIETGKKADFAILNLMNFHTFPSYDVDPISRIVYSATRADVETTIIGGRVVMESGLVKTLDKATVLKEANTSIKRMLKRGALA; encoded by the coding sequence ATGGAGAGTCCGGAGAATTTGTTGATCAAAAATGCCGAAATCATTACGATGAACGCTTCAGAGGATATTCTACATGGAGACATCTGGATCGAAAATGGACGGATTGCCGCGATTGGCGGACATCTCACTCCTGAAGGTCCATTTCGGACGCTCGACGCGTCCGGCAGAACGGTCATTCCGGGTTTCGTGCAGACTCATATCCATTTATGCCAGACGTTATTCCGCGGCAAAGGCGATGATCTGGAGCTGATGGACTGGCTGCGGAACCGTATCTGGCCGCTGGAAGCTGCTCATGACGAGGAATCGGTCTATTACTCCGCGCTGCTCGGCCTCGGTGAGCTGATCTCCAGCGGGACGACAACGATCGTCGATATGGAGACCGTCCACCATACCGGCTCTGCCCTTCGGGCCATCGCTGAAAGCGGCATCCGCGCCTTGTCCGGGAAAGTGATGATGGACCGGAAGGACAGCGACATTCCGCCTCCGCTTCAGGAGGATACATCCGCATCCCTGCAGGAAAGCGTCGATCTGCTGGAGCAGTGGGACGGCTATGATGACGGAAGGATCCGTTACGCCTTCAGTCCTCGCTTTGTCATATCCTGCACGGAGCCGTTACTGAAGGAAGTCCGCGATTTGGCTGCCAGGTATAATGTGATGGTACACACTCACGCCTCCGAGAACCGCGGGGAAATCGATATTGTGCAGGCCACTACCGGCATGCGCAACATCGTCTATCTCGATCATATCGGACTTGCCAACGAACGGCTGATCCTGGCCCACTGCATTTGGCTGGATGAGGAGGAGAAGCGGATTCTGCATGACCGCAAGGTCCGTGTCAGCCACTGCCCCGGCTCCAATCTGAAGCTCGCCTCCGGGATCGCTGAAACACCGGATCTGCTTGCCCGGGGCATCTCCGTCAGCCTTGGCGCAGACGGTGCCCCCTGCAACAACAACCTCGACATGTTTAATGAAATGCGGCTCGCCGCATTAATTCAGAAACCTTATCACGGTCCGACCGTGATGGATGCCCGCACTGTCTTCCGGATGGCCACAATTGGCGGAGCCAAAGCGGTCGGCATGGAGAAGGAGATCGGCAGCATTGAGACCGGCAAAAAAGCCGATTTCGCGATCCTTAACCTGATGAACTTTCATACTTTCCCTTCTTATGATGTCGATCCCATCTCGCGGATTGTCTATTCGGCTACCCGGGCGGACGTGGAAACAACGATCATCGGCGGCAGAGTGGTCATGGAAAGCGGTCTGGTGAAAACGCTGGATAAGGCCACCGTGCTCAAGGAGGCGAATACCAGCATCAAACGTATGCTCAAGCGCGGGGCTTTGGCCTAA
- a CDS encoding phosphodiester glycosidase family protein, with product MAQTALPKRQETRAGRNRKKRTKKRGFFRFVYRMVVTVLILGIIGVCWLFFTKSGENFRYLAADTIITTQHRQWAKYIIGEDELNKRVAKYTQQFEQMGTEKDTHTISIPTPVKAEEKPLVQIEEISGASYHGYVMTVNDPTKIRLGVPAKVGKGEKVSSMVSRLGAIAGVNAGGFDDPNWKGNGFKPIGVVISQGKLYYNGLGSSSSTQIVGIDKQGKMIAGRYTLNELSDMNVQEAVTFQPRIIVNGKGQIKNHKDGWGIAPRTAMGQRSDGAILFVVIDGRQPGYSIGADLYDVQNIMLKHGAVIAANLDGGSSTVLVKDGDILNKPSSQYGERYLPTAFLVFEHPENVTVPNVWQGLNPKDIDGGKK from the coding sequence ATGGCGCAAACAGCGCTGCCCAAACGCCAGGAAACGCGCGCGGGCAGAAATAGAAAGAAGAGAACTAAGAAACGCGGATTTTTTCGTTTTGTATACCGAATGGTTGTGACTGTTCTAATCTTGGGCATTATCGGCGTATGCTGGCTGTTCTTCACAAAGTCAGGGGAAAACTTCCGCTATTTGGCCGCAGATACAATCATCACTACCCAGCACCGGCAGTGGGCGAAATATATTATCGGGGAAGATGAGCTGAATAAGCGCGTGGCGAAGTATACGCAGCAGTTCGAACAGATGGGAACGGAGAAAGATACCCATACGATCAGCATTCCTACTCCGGTGAAGGCGGAAGAGAAACCTCTCGTGCAGATCGAGGAAATTTCGGGCGCCAGTTATCACGGCTACGTTATGACCGTTAATGATCCTACGAAAATCCGGCTCGGCGTACCTGCCAAGGTCGGCAAAGGCGAGAAGGTGTCGAGCATGGTCAGCCGTCTCGGCGCCATAGCCGGGGTTAATGCAGGCGGCTTTGACGATCCGAACTGGAAGGGCAACGGCTTTAAGCCGATTGGCGTAGTCATTTCGCAAGGCAAGCTGTATTACAACGGACTTGGCAGCAGCAGCTCCACCCAGATCGTAGGTATCGATAAACAGGGGAAAATGATCGCCGGCCGCTATACGCTGAATGAACTCAGCGACATGAACGTGCAGGAGGCCGTGACCTTTCAGCCGCGGATCATCGTAAACGGCAAAGGCCAAATCAAGAACCATAAGGACGGCTGGGGCATTGCTCCGCGTACCGCGATGGGTCAGCGCTCCGACGGCGCTATCCTCTTTGTGGTCATTGACGGCCGTCAGCCAGGGTATAGCATCGGTGCCGACTTGTATGATGTGCAGAACATTATGCTGAAGCACGGGGCTGTCATTGCCGCCAACCTGGACGGCGGTTCTTCGACTGTGCTGGTCAAGGACGGGGACATCTTAAACAAACCGTCTTCGCAGTACGGTGAACGTTATTTGCCCACAGCCTTCCTGGTCTTCGAGCATCCGGAGAACGTGACCGTGCCAAATGTATGGCAGGGACTCAATCCGAAGGATATTGACGGAGGGAAGAAATAA
- the phnC gene encoding phosphonate ABC transporter ATP-binding protein, whose product MIEFINVEKKYANGTVALQNINLKIEQGEFVAVIGLSGAGKSTLIRCINRMHDITGGQLNVDNVDVGKLRGKQIRRFRRRIGMIFQSFNLVTRTTVLKNVLVSFVPDLPFWRKLTGVYNRDHKIKALEALDKVGILDKAYIRVDQLSGGQQQRVALARTLAQNPDIILADEPIASLDPVTAKMVMDDFKRINQEMNISVIMNIHHVEVALEYADRIIGIHKGTVVFDGESAKVTKEILDTIYGGQVEEATASLEESPAHV is encoded by the coding sequence ATGATAGAGTTTATTAATGTGGAGAAAAAATACGCAAACGGAACGGTTGCTCTGCAAAATATCAATTTGAAAATTGAGCAGGGTGAGTTCGTTGCTGTTATCGGCCTTTCCGGTGCGGGTAAGTCCACACTGATCCGCTGCATCAACCGGATGCATGATATCACAGGCGGGCAATTGAATGTAGACAACGTTGATGTTGGCAAGCTGAGAGGGAAACAAATCCGCCGTTTCCGCAGAAGAATCGGCATGATCTTCCAATCTTTTAACCTGGTGACGCGGACAACCGTACTGAAGAATGTACTGGTTTCCTTTGTACCGGACCTTCCGTTCTGGCGTAAGCTTACAGGCGTCTATAACCGTGATCATAAGATTAAAGCTTTGGAAGCGCTGGATAAAGTGGGTATTTTGGACAAGGCTTATATCCGCGTGGACCAGTTGTCCGGTGGTCAGCAGCAGCGGGTTGCTCTGGCACGTACGCTGGCTCAGAATCCGGACATTATTTTGGCGGACGAACCGATTGCTTCTCTTGACCCGGTAACGGCTAAGATGGTTATGGACGATTTCAAACGTATCAACCAAGAGATGAATATCTCCGTTATCATGAACATCCACCACGTGGAAGTTGCCCTTGAATACGCGGATCGTATTATCGGTATTCATAAGGGTACAGTGGTATTTGACGGTGAATCTGCGAAGGTGACTAAAGAAATTCTGGACACCATTTATGGAGGTCAGGTCGAGGAG
- a CDS encoding SulP family inorganic anion transporter has protein sequence MFFTQLKKHWLSNTRIDLLSGMTVALALIPEAIAFSIVAGVSPMVGLYASITMAIIISLAGGRPGMISAATGAIALLVTGLVKDHGVEYLFAAAVLAGVIQIILGVLKLGRFITFVPQPVMTGFVNALAILIFMAQLTHFKGQGWVMYALVALTLVIIYVLPRITKAVPPALVAIVIVSILTITLHLDVYKVGDMGALSRDLPTFHLPNIPFTWETFMIILPYSVSMAFVGLLESLMTAMLIDDLTDTSSNKNREMRGQGVANIVTGFFGGMGGCAMIGQSMINIKSGGRTRLSTLVSGVFLMILLALLGDIVKQIPMAALVGVMIVVCIGTFDWKSLTTLNKIPLADAIVMVVTVIVVVATDNLSIGVAVGVVLSSVVFAWKMAVVRLAAAAAEDGSKVYTVSGQMFFGTMHHFVNSFHVAEDPDRITIDFSRTHIWDQSAVNGIARVIEKYRQQGKEVSIKGLNAESKALVERIGLAGAGGH, from the coding sequence TTGTTTTTCACACAACTTAAGAAACACTGGCTCTCGAATACCCGGATCGATCTGTTGTCCGGTATGACCGTAGCGCTGGCGCTGATTCCTGAAGCTATCGCCTTCTCCATTGTAGCCGGCGTCAGCCCGATGGTCGGTTTGTATGCTTCCATTACGATGGCGATTATCATTTCGCTTGCCGGAGGACGCCCTGGTATGATCTCCGCGGCTACAGGTGCTATTGCGCTTCTCGTAACGGGACTTGTGAAGGACCATGGCGTCGAATATCTGTTCGCCGCAGCCGTGCTGGCCGGGGTGATTCAGATTATTTTAGGCGTACTCAAGCTGGGCAGATTTATTACCTTTGTGCCGCAGCCTGTTATGACGGGGTTTGTCAACGCGCTGGCGATCCTGATATTTATGGCGCAGCTGACCCATTTCAAAGGCCAGGGCTGGGTGATGTATGCTTTGGTAGCATTGACGCTGGTCATTATTTACGTGCTCCCGAGGATTACCAAGGCGGTTCCGCCTGCGCTGGTGGCCATCGTCATCGTGTCGATTCTTACCATTACGCTGCATTTGGATGTTTATAAGGTAGGCGATATGGGAGCGTTAAGCCGTGACCTTCCGACCTTCCATCTGCCGAACATCCCGTTTACCTGGGAGACGTTCATGATCATTTTGCCTTATTCGGTGTCTATGGCTTTTGTGGGCTTGCTGGAATCGCTGATGACAGCGATGCTGATCGATGATCTGACCGATACAAGCAGCAACAAAAACCGCGAAATGCGCGGTCAAGGCGTGGCGAACATCGTTACAGGTTTCTTCGGAGGCATGGGCGGCTGCGCGATGATCGGACAGTCGATGATTAATATCAAATCAGGGGGAAGAACACGTTTGTCCACCCTGGTGTCCGGCGTGTTTCTGATGATTCTGCTTGCTTTGCTGGGCGATATCGTCAAGCAGATCCCGATGGCCGCGCTGGTGGGCGTGATGATCGTCGTCTGTATCGGGACCTTCGACTGGAAATCCTTAACGACCTTAAATAAAATTCCTTTAGCGGACGCAATTGTGATGGTTGTAACGGTTATTGTTGTAGTCGCTACGGATAACCTGTCCATCGGCGTGGCGGTGGGCGTAGTGCTCAGTTCGGTCGTTTTTGCCTGGAAAATGGCCGTTGTCCGATTGGCGGCAGCCGCCGCGGAAGACGGAAGCAAGGTGTATACCGTCTCCGGGCAGATGTTCTTTGGCACGATGCACCACTTCGTGAACAGCTTCCATGTGGCGGAGGATCCGGACCGGATCACGATCGATTTCTCCAGAACCCATATTTGGGATCAATCGGCCGTTAACGGTATAGCCCGGGTGATTGAGAAATACCGCCAGCAGGGCAAGGAAGTCAGCATTAAAGGATTAAATGCCGAAAGCAAGGCGCTGGTAGAACGGATTGGACTGGCGGGGGCAGGCGGTCATTGA
- a CDS encoding phosphate/phosphite/phosphonate ABC transporter substrate-binding protein → MKNKLSLFAAFALVLVLLAGCGSNNNTAANNSSAGNSSADNTASAPAADTSKEIKELKISFVPSKDPGEIITATDPLKDLLKKQLATEGYNVDTVTIDVGTTYEAVGEALTAGTTDVGFIPGGTYVLYDDGADVILTATRAGLSNDSDNPKDWNDNKPTQPTEDQATYYRALFFAGPSPKGQELAAKVNAGQQLTWDDLNSANWAVMSTSSSAGYIYPTLWLQNNYQKGITDLAHVVTSDSYGSSFARLAAGQADVVVAYADARRDFEKQWTTDFGRGKSIWDETNIIGVTDGIYNDTISVSKNDPLMTDDFKKALQDAFIAIGQTEEGKKVIAIYSHEGYKAAQSSDYDAERKAQEIIKSLKK, encoded by the coding sequence GTGAAAAACAAGCTTTCTCTATTTGCTGCGTTCGCATTGGTTTTGGTGCTTCTGGCAGGCTGTGGCTCCAACAACAACACGGCGGCAAACAATTCATCCGCTGGCAACAGTTCTGCAGACAATACCGCTTCTGCTCCTGCTGCTGATACGTCGAAAGAAATCAAAGAGCTGAAGATCAGCTTTGTTCCATCCAAAGATCCAGGAGAAATCATTACAGCTACTGATCCTCTTAAAGATCTGTTGAAGAAGCAATTGGCTACTGAAGGCTACAATGTTGATACTGTTACTATTGATGTAGGTACTACTTACGAAGCTGTAGGTGAAGCTTTGACAGCCGGAACTACGGATGTCGGTTTCATTCCAGGCGGAACTTATGTCTTGTACGATGATGGCGCTGATGTCATCTTGACAGCTACACGCGCAGGATTGTCGAACGATTCCGATAATCCGAAAGACTGGAACGACAACAAACCAACTCAACCAACTGAAGATCAAGCGACTTACTACCGCGCATTGTTCTTTGCCGGTCCTTCTCCGAAGGGTCAAGAGTTGGCTGCTAAAGTAAACGCCGGTCAACAATTGACTTGGGACGACCTGAACAGCGCTAACTGGGCTGTAATGTCCACTTCTTCTTCCGCAGGTTATATCTACCCAACCCTGTGGCTGCAAAACAACTACCAAAAAGGTATCACTGATCTGGCTCATGTTGTAACTTCCGATTCCTACGGCAGTTCCTTTGCCCGTCTTGCTGCTGGACAAGCTGACGTAGTTGTCGCTTATGCTGATGCAAGAAGAGACTTCGAGAAACAATGGACAACAGACTTCGGCCGCGGCAAATCGATTTGGGACGAAACAAACATCATTGGCGTAACAGATGGTATCTATAACGATACAATCAGCGTGAGCAAAAACGATCCGCTGATGACAGATGACTTCAAGAAAGCATTGCAAGATGCCTTTATCGCTATCGGTCAAACCGAAGAAGGTAAGAAAGTTATCGCAATCTACAGCCATGAAGGCTACAAAGCGGCTCAATCTTCCGATTACGATGCTGAAAGAAAAGCACAAGAAATCATCAAGTCCTTGAAGAAGTAA